The window CGGGCCACGCCGCGGCGCCGGAACCGAGCGGCGCGCCGACGGCGCGCGCGGGACGCAGGCGCGGCGCGGCGGCGAGCGGCCGGACGCCGGCCGCGAGAACGGCGAGCGCGATCAACGCCGCCTCAAGAGCGCGAAGACGAAGAGCCGAGCGAGAGTTCATGCGCGCATCTTCCCCGCGCGGCGCGCCGCCGGTCAAACGGCGCGCGCGTATCCTTGAAGGGCGGCGCCGCGGCGGAGGATCGCGCTCCGCCCGCCGGAGCGCGCGGGAAGGAGGCGAAGATGTCCGTGCCGCTGATCGCTCTCTTGACCGACTTCGGCCGGGGCGGGCCGTACATCGGCGCGCTGCGCGGGGCGGTTCTCCAGCGCTGCCGCGACGCGCACCTCGTGGACGTGACCCACTCGGTTCCGCCGCACGACATCCTCGCCGCCTCGTTCGTCCTCGCCGCGGCGGCGCCGTACTTCCCGTGGGGCACGATCTTCCTCGCCGTCGTGGACCCCGGCGTCGGCGGCCCGCGGCGGGCGATCGCCGCCCGCGGCCGCGGGCGGGTCTACATCGGCCCGGACAACGGGATCTTCACGTTGCTCGAGGATGACGGCGAGATCCGCGATTGGCGCGAGATCGACCCGGAGCTGTTCAACCTCGGCCCGGTCAGCCCGACGTTCCACGGACGGGACCTCTTCGCCCCCGTCGCGGGCGTTCTCGCCTCCGGCCTCCCGTTCGAGAAGGTCGGCGCGGCGATCGTCGATCCGGTCCGCCTGCCGCTCGCCGAGCCGCACGTCGAAGGGAACGAACTCGTCCTGCAGGCGCTGCACGTCGATTCGTTCGGCAACGTGACGATGCACGTGAAGGGCCCGGAGCTGCGCGCGCTGCTCGAGGGGACCGGCGCGTCGGGAATCGAGGTTCCTGGACACGGCCCGGCGCGCTGCGTGCGGACCTACAGCGAGGGGCCGAAGGACGGTCCGTTCTTCCTCTGGGGTTCGTCGGGCCGGCTGGAACTGGCGATGGACCGCCGCTCGGCGGCGGAGCGGCTCGGCATCGTCGCCGGAACGGAGCTCCGTTTTCCGCTGGTCCTGAAGGACCGCGCCTCCTCGTGAGCGAAGCGCCGCGGCGGGTCAGCGCGCGTACGGAATCGGATCGCGCGCGCCCGCCTCGGCGAACCCCTTGAGGCGCAGGCGGCACGACTCGCAGCGGCCGCAGGCTTCCTCCGTTCCCTGATAGCAGGACCACGTGAGTTCGAACGGCACGCCGAGCTGGAGGCCGCGCCGCACGATCTCCCCTTTCGTCAGGTGCAGCAGCGGGGCGACGACGCGGATCGAGCCGTCGCGCGTCCCGAGGCGGGCGGCGCGCTCGAACGCCTCGAGGAACGACTGCCGGCAGTCGGGATAGCCGGAGCTGTCCTCCTCGACCGCGCCGATGAAGACGGCGCGCGCGTCGAGCACCTCCGCCCACGCCACCGCCGCGGCCAGGAGCTGCGCGTTGCGGAACGGAACGTAGGTGATCGGCACGCCGCCGCTTCCCGGCTCGGTCTCCGGAACGGCGATCGTGGAGTCGGTGAGGGCGGAGCCGCCGATCGCGGCGAGGAAGGCGAGATCGAGCGTCCGCCGCCGCGCGGGAGGAACGCCGAAGGCGTCGGCCAGGGCCTCGAAGGCG of the bacterium genome contains:
- a CDS encoding SAM-dependent chlorinase/fluorinase, whose product is MSVPLIALLTDFGRGGPYIGALRGAVLQRCRDAHLVDVTHSVPPHDILAASFVLAAAAPYFPWGTIFLAVVDPGVGGPRRAIAARGRGRVYIGPDNGIFTLLEDDGEIRDWREIDPELFNLGPVSPTFHGRDLFAPVAGVLASGLPFEKVGAAIVDPVRLPLAEPHVEGNELVLQALHVDSFGNVTMHVKGPELRALLEGTGASGIEVPGHGPARCVRTYSEGPKDGPFFLWGSSGRLELAMDRRSAAERLGIVAGTELRFPLVLKDRASS
- the queC gene encoding 7-cyano-7-deazaguanine synthase QueC; the protein is MSAAPGAVVLVSGGMDSAVTAAIARLGHEIALLHATYGQRTAARERRAFEALADAFGVPPARRRTLDLAFLAAIGGSALTDSTIAVPETEPGSGGVPITYVPFRNAQLLAAAVAWAEVLDARAVFIGAVEEDSSGYPDCRQSFLEAFERAARLGTRDGSIRVVAPLLHLTKGEIVRRGLQLGVPFELTWSCYQGTEEACGRCESCRLRLKGFAEAGARDPIPYAR